From the Anaeromyxobacter dehalogenans 2CP-1 genome, the window CTGGCGCACGATGGCGAGGCCGAGGCCCGTCCCGCTCGCCTTGGTGGTGAAGAACGGCTCGAACACGTGCGCGGCCGCCTCGGCGTCGATGCCGGGGCCGGTGTCGTGGAACTCGACCACCAGGCCGCCCGGCTCGCGCAGCGCCCGGACGGTGAGCTTCCCGCCGCCGCGGTCCTGCATGGCCTGCACCGCGTTCACGCCCAGGTTGAGGAACGCCTGCCGGAGCAGCTCCGCGTCGGCGAGCACCTCGGGCAGGCCGGGCTCGACCTCGACCGCGCGCTCGACCTTCGCGTGCGCTGCGGCCGGACCGAGCACCTCCACCGCCTCGCGCAGGATGGGCTCGACCGGCTGCACCAGCGGGTGGACCGTGCGCGCCCGCGCGAACACCAGGAACCGCTCGATGAGCCCCGCGGCCCGCGTCACCTCCCGCCGGATCGCCTCCACGTCGGAGCGGTGCGGCGAGTCGTCGGGCAGCTCGCGCGAGGTGACCGCGGCGTAGCCGCGGATGACGTTGAGCGAGTTGCCGAGCTCGTGCGCGAACCCGGCCGCGATGCCGCCCAGCGTGGCCAGCCGGTCGGCGCGCAGCACCTCGCGGGTCTTCTGCGCCACGCGCTCCTCCAGCTCGGCGATGAGCCGCTGGTTCTCGGCGCGCCGCTCGTCGAGCCGGGCGGACATGTGGTTGAAGGCGCGGACGAGGTCCACGAGCTCCCGGTCCTCGGGCTCCTCCAGCCGGACGCCGCGCTCCTCGGCGAGCGACTCGGCCGCGCTGGCGAGCGAGACGAGCGGCTGGGTCACCTGGCGGATGAAGATGGCCGCGAGCAGGTGTCCGAGCGCGATCCAGAACGCCGCCACCGCGGCGGCGCCCCAGGCGAGGTCGCGGGCGGCGCCCACCACCTCCTCGTGCGTGAAGTCCACCCGCACCGCGCCCACCACCGCGCCGGCGCGCACGATGGGCGCGGAGGCGACGATCCCCTCCGGCCGCACCAGGCGCGAGAGCGTCTGGAGCGGCCAGTCCGCCGCCTGGAACTCGCTCGGCGGCACGCCTTCGGGGCAGGGCTCGCCGGTCCGCGACACGCACGCGAGCACCTTGCCGGCGGAGTCCACGATCCAGGCGCGGTCGAGCGGGGCCGAGGAGACCAGCCGCTCGAGGAGCGCCGGCAGCGCCTCCGGGCCGCCCGGATCGACCCCGCCCTCGCGCACCCAGTGCGAGGCGCCGGTGGCGGTGGTCGAGGCGAGCGCCACGCCCTCGCGGAGCAGGAGCTCCTGCCCGCGCACCAGCTCGCGCCAGAGCGCCACCGCGGTCACGCCGGACATGGCGAAGATGATGACGCCGGCGATGAGCACGAACAGCTTCAGCCGCAGCGTCATCGCGCGCCCCCCTCGTCGGTCGGGAAGGTCGGCAGCGGGGCGCCCACGAACGCGTGGCAGGTGGTGCAGGCGGTGCCCTCGGCGTGGGCCTTGCCGGACGGGTGGCAGCGCAGGCAGTCGGCCTGCTCGGCGGTCCAGGTGTGCGGCTTGTGGCACTCGAGGCAGGTGCGGTG encodes:
- a CDS encoding ATP-binding protein; the encoded protein is MTLRLKLFVLIAGVIIFAMSGVTAVALWRELVRGQELLLREGVALASTTATGASHWVREGGVDPGGPEALPALLERLVSSAPLDRAWIVDSAGKVLACVSRTGEPCPEGVPPSEFQAADWPLQTLSRLVRPEGIVASAPIVRAGAVVGAVRVDFTHEEVVGAARDLAWGAAAVAAFWIALGHLLAAIFIRQVTQPLVSLASAAESLAEERGVRLEEPEDRELVDLVRAFNHMSARLDERRAENQRLIAELEERVAQKTREVLRADRLATLGGIAAGFAHELGNSLNVIRGYAAVTSRELPDDSPHRSDVEAIRREVTRAAGLIERFLVFARARTVHPLVQPVEPILREAVEVLGPAAAHAKVERAVEVEPGLPEVLADAELLRQAFLNLGVNAVQAMQDRGGGKLTVRALREPGGLVVEFHDTGPGIDAEAAAHVFEPFFTTKASGTGLGLAIVRQAAEAHGGTVEVAGAPGAGATFRVHLPAAEAGAAADAAAGGAG